A single region of the Yersinia entomophaga genome encodes:
- the mukB gene encoding chromosome partition protein MukB produces the protein MIERGKFRSLTLVNWNGFFARTFDLDELVTTLSGGNGAGKSTTMAAFVTALIPDLTLLHFRNTTEAGATSGSRDKGLHGKLRAGVCYSTLDVINSRHQRVVVGVRLQQVAGRDRKVDIKPFTIQGLPTAIQPTQILTEVVGERQARVLSLQELKERVEEMEGVQFKQFNSITDYHSLMFDLGVIPKRLRSSADRSKFYRLIEASLYGGISSAITRSLRDYLLPENSGVRKAFQDMEAALRENRMTLEAIRVTQSDRDLFKHLISEATSYVAADYMRHANERRIHLDGALVLRRDLLSSRKQLVTEQYRHVEMSRELAEQSAAESDLETDYQAASDHLNLVQTAMRQQEKIERYQSDLEELTYRLEEQNEVVAEASEQQAENEARAEAAEQEVDELKSQLADYQQALDVQQTRAIQYQQALQALERARALCQIPDLTADNAEDWLDTFHAKEQEATESLLLLEQKLSVADAAHSQFEQAYQLVVNIAGQVSRSEAWQTARELLRDWPSQQHLAERVQPLRMRLSELEQRLRSQQDAERLLQEFCKRQGQVYQPEELEELQRELEQKVEELSLSVSDAGERRMEMRQELEQIKQKIQTLTSRAPIWLAAQDALNQLSEQSGVSLEDSRQVTEYMQQLLERERETTVERDEVAARKRQIEAQIERLSQPSGAEDPRMVALAERFGGVLLSEIYDDVTIDDAPYFSALYGPSRHGIVVPDLSLVRDQLVGLEDCPEDLYLIEGDPQSFDDSVFAVEEHEKAVVVKIADRQWRYSRYPEVPLFGRAARENRLETLHAERDSLAERYATLSFDVQKTQRAHQAFSRFIGSHLAVAFDADPEAEIRLLNTRRGEIERALSAHEDQNQQQRQQFEQAKEGIAALNRLIPLVSLLLDDALQDRVEEISEELAEAQEAARHIQQHGNALIKLEPLLAVLQSDPQQHEQLKESYIQAQNSQRQAKQQAFALTEVVQRRAHFSYTDSAGMLNENSDLNDKLRQRLEHAEADRTRAREQLRQYQTQFTQYSQVLASLKSSYDAKRDMLKELTQELQDIGVQADANAEARARARRDELHAALSTNRSRRNQLEKQLTFCEAEMDSLQKKLRKLERDYHQIREQVVNAKSGWCAVMRMVKDNGVERRLHRRELAYMDGEELRSMSDKALGALRLAVSDNEHLRDVLRLSEDPKRPERKIQFYIAVYQHLRERIRQDIIRTDDPVEAIEQMEIELGRLTEELTAREQKLAISSKSVANIIRKTIQREQNRIRMLNQGLQAVSFGQVKSVRLNVNVREAHATLLDVLSEQQEQHQDLFNSNRLTFSEALAKLYQRLNPQMDMGQRLPQTIGEELLDYRNYLELEVEVFRGADGWLRAESGALSTGEAIGTGMSILVMVVQSWEEESRRLRGKDISPCRLLFLDEAARLDAKSIATLFELCERLEMQLIIAAPENISPEKGTTYKLVRKVFQNHEHVHVVGLRGFANDLPAIATTQTEIPQ, from the coding sequence ATGATTGAACGCGGTAAATTTCGCTCACTCACGCTGGTAAACTGGAACGGTTTCTTTGCCCGCACCTTCGATCTGGATGAGTTGGTTACTACGCTGTCCGGCGGTAACGGAGCCGGTAAATCCACCACCATGGCGGCTTTCGTGACGGCATTGATTCCCGATCTGACTTTGCTGCATTTCCGTAACACCACCGAAGCCGGTGCCACCAGCGGTTCCCGCGATAAAGGGTTACACGGGAAACTGCGTGCCGGGGTGTGTTATTCCACGCTGGATGTGATCAATTCCCGTCACCAGCGCGTGGTGGTCGGGGTGCGCTTGCAGCAGGTGGCCGGTCGCGATCGTAAAGTTGATATCAAACCTTTCACCATTCAGGGCTTGCCAACGGCGATTCAGCCGACGCAGATCCTCACCGAAGTGGTAGGCGAGCGTCAGGCGCGAGTGCTTTCTCTGCAAGAGCTGAAAGAGCGTGTGGAAGAAATGGAAGGGGTGCAGTTTAAGCAATTTAACTCCATCACCGATTATCACTCCCTGATGTTTGATTTGGGTGTGATTCCAAAACGCCTGCGTTCTTCTGCCGATCGCAGCAAGTTTTACCGATTGATTGAAGCCTCTCTGTATGGCGGGATTTCCAGCGCCATTACCCGCTCGCTGCGCGACTATCTGTTGCCGGAAAACAGTGGCGTGCGTAAAGCCTTCCAGGACATGGAAGCCGCGCTGCGGGAAAACCGCATGACGCTGGAAGCGATTCGCGTGACTCAATCGGATCGTGATCTGTTCAAGCATTTGATTTCCGAAGCCACTTCCTACGTGGCGGCGGATTATATGCGTCACGCCAACGAGCGCCGGATTCATCTGGACGGCGCGTTAGTGCTGCGCCGCGATTTACTTAGCAGCCGCAAGCAGTTGGTGACTGAGCAGTATCGTCACGTAGAAATGTCCCGCGAGCTGGCGGAACAAAGCGCCGCTGAATCCGATTTGGAAACCGATTATCAGGCCGCCAGCGACCACCTGAATTTGGTGCAAACGGCGATGCGTCAGCAGGAAAAAATCGAGCGTTATCAGAGCGATTTGGAAGAGTTGACTTACCGCTTGGAAGAACAGAACGAAGTGGTGGCCGAAGCCAGCGAACAGCAGGCGGAAAACGAAGCCCGTGCGGAAGCGGCCGAGCAAGAAGTGGATGAGCTGAAAAGCCAGCTGGCAGATTATCAGCAGGCGCTGGATGTGCAGCAAACTCGCGCCATTCAGTATCAGCAAGCTTTACAGGCTTTGGAGCGCGCGCGCGCGCTGTGTCAGATCCCGGATTTGACTGCTGACAACGCCGAAGATTGGCTGGACACTTTCCATGCTAAAGAGCAGGAAGCTACGGAATCGCTGCTGTTGCTGGAACAAAAGCTCAGCGTGGCTGATGCGGCGCACAGTCAGTTTGAACAGGCTTATCAGCTGGTGGTTAATATTGCCGGTCAGGTGAGCCGCAGCGAAGCCTGGCAGACCGCACGGGAATTATTGCGTGATTGGCCGTCGCAGCAACATCTGGCGGAGCGAGTACAACCGCTGCGTATGCGTTTGTCTGAGCTGGAGCAGCGCCTGCGTTCTCAGCAGGATGCCGAGCGTCTGTTGCAGGAGTTCTGTAAGCGTCAGGGCCAGGTTTATCAGCCTGAAGAGCTGGAAGAATTACAGCGTGAGCTGGAGCAAAAAGTTGAGGAATTGTCCCTCAGCGTGTCCGATGCCGGTGAACGCCGCATGGAAATGCGCCAGGAACTGGAACAGATTAAGCAGAAAATTCAGACGCTAACCAGCCGTGCGCCCATCTGGCTTGCGGCGCAGGACGCACTGAATCAACTGAGTGAGCAAAGTGGGGTATCGCTGGAAGACAGCCGTCAGGTGACGGAATACATGCAGCAACTGCTTGAGCGCGAACGTGAAACTACCGTTGAGCGCGATGAAGTCGCGGCACGTAAACGTCAGATTGAAGCGCAAATTGAGCGTCTGAGCCAGCCAAGTGGTGCGGAAGATCCGCGCATGGTGGCGTTAGCCGAGCGTTTCGGCGGCGTATTGCTGTCTGAAATCTATGACGATGTCACTATCGACGATGCGCCGTACTTCTCCGCGCTCTACGGTCCATCTCGCCACGGTATCGTGGTACCGGATCTGTCGCTGGTTCGCGATCAGTTGGTGGGGCTGGAAGACTGTCCGGAAGACTTGTATCTGATCGAAGGAGACCCGCAGTCCTTTGATGACAGCGTATTTGCCGTCGAAGAACATGAAAAAGCGGTGGTGGTGAAAATCGCCGATCGCCAATGGCGTTATTCCCGCTATCCGGAAGTGCCGCTGTTTGGCCGCGCGGCGCGGGAAAATCGTCTGGAAACCCTGCACGCCGAGCGTGACAGTCTGGCGGAACGTTATGCCACGCTTTCCTTCGACGTACAGAAAACCCAGCGCGCCCATCAGGCATTCAGCCGCTTTATTGGTTCTCATCTGGCGGTGGCTTTCGATGCGGATCCAGAAGCTGAAATTCGCCTGCTGAATACCCGTCGCGGTGAAATTGAGCGCGCTCTGAGTGCTCACGAAGATCAAAATCAGCAGCAGCGTCAGCAGTTTGAACAGGCTAAAGAAGGCATTGCGGCGCTGAATCGACTGATTCCGCTGGTGTCTTTGCTGCTTGACGACGCTTTGCAGGATCGGGTGGAAGAAATCAGCGAAGAGTTGGCTGAAGCGCAGGAAGCGGCGCGTCATATTCAGCAGCACGGTAATGCTCTGATCAAGCTGGAGCCTTTACTGGCGGTGCTGCAAAGCGATCCGCAGCAGCATGAACAGCTGAAAGAAAGCTATATTCAGGCGCAAAACAGTCAGCGTCAGGCCAAGCAGCAGGCCTTTGCCTTAACGGAAGTGGTTCAGCGCCGGGCTCACTTCAGCTATACCGATTCTGCCGGTATGCTGAATGAAAACTCCGATCTGAACGACAAACTGCGTCAACGTCTGGAGCACGCGGAAGCCGATCGTACTCGCGCTCGCGAGCAATTACGTCAATACCAGACCCAGTTCACTCAGTACAGTCAGGTACTGGCGTCACTGAAAAGTTCTTATGATGCTAAGCGGGATATGCTCAAAGAGCTGACCCAGGAATTGCAGGATATTGGCGTTCAGGCCGATGCGAATGCAGAAGCGCGTGCGCGAGCTCGTCGCGATGAATTGCATGCGGCGCTCAGCACCAACCGTTCACGTCGTAATCAGCTGGAAAAACAGTTGACCTTCTGTGAAGCGGAAATGGATAGCCTGCAAAAGAAACTGCGCAAACTGGAGCGAGATTATCACCAGATTCGCGAGCAGGTGGTGAATGCCAAATCCGGCTGGTGCGCGGTGATGCGTATGGTGAAAGATAACGGCGTCGAGCGTCGCTTACATCGTCGTGAACTGGCGTATATGGACGGCGAAGAACTGCGTTCGATGTCGGATAAAGCCCTAGGCGCACTGCGTCTGGCAGTATCTGATAACGAACATCTGCGCGATGTGCTGCGTCTGTCGGAAGATCCGAAGCGTCCGGAACGCAAAATTCAGTTCTATATCGCGGTTTACCAGCATCTGCGCGAGCGTATTCGTCAGGATATTATTCGCACCGACGATCCGGTTGAAGCCATTGAACAGATGGAAATCGAGCTGGGTCGCCTGACCGAAGAACTGACTGCCCGTGAACAAAAACTGGCAATTAGCTCCAAAAGTGTGGCGAATATCATCCGCAAAACCATTCAGCGCGAGCAGAACCGTATTCGTATGCTGAACCAAGGCTTGCAGGCGGTTTCCTTCGGACAGGTGAAAAGCGTGCGGTTGAACGTGAATGTACGAGAAGCCCATGCCACTTTACTGGATGTGCTGTCTGAGCAGCAGGAGCAGCATCAGGATCTGTTTAACAGCAACCGTCTGACCTTCTCGGAGGCGCTGGCCAAACTGTATCAACGCCTGAACCCGCAAATGGATATGGGGCAGCGTTTGCCGCAAACCATCGGTGAGGAGCTGTTAGATTACCGTAACTACCTTGAGCTGGAAGTTGAAGTTTTCCGTGGCGCAGACGGTTGGCTACGCGCGGAGAGCGGGGCGTTGTCTACCGGTGAAGCTATCGGTACCGGTATGTCTATTCTGGTGATGGTGGTGCAGAGTTGGGAAGAGGAATCTCGTCGCCTGCGCGGGAAAGATATTTCTCCTTGTCGCTTGCTGTTCCTTGATGAAGCCGCACGACTGGATGCGAAATCTATTGCGACGCTGTTCGAGCTGTGTGAACGATTGGAAATGCAATTAATTATCGCTGCGCCGGAAAATATCAGTCCGGAAAAAGGCACCACCTATAAACTAGTACGTAAAGTTTTCCAGAATCATGAGCATGTTCATGTGGTTGGATTACGCGGTTTCGCCAATGATTTACCGGCTATCGCGACAACACAGACAGAAATACCGCAATAA
- the ldtD gene encoding L,D-transpeptidase — protein MSLEKRNSLRPLALYCALICSQIPMFSASATAPTLPVDSAALPVETGTMSVAQSRSKLLAVLPKNITPYYASNLAELYASNQMRPMWQDRLAVKRFQQQLAELAMSGIQPQFMQWVKWLSDPEVKGMARDVILSDAMLGYLHFVSGVGANGSVWLYSNVPYKMAMPPATILNRWQQAIREGNTAAYLSTLVPQHPQYEKMHQALKTMLADNRPWPQFTGAATLRPGQLSDDIPALREILDRSGMLNAAPAAPVKSPEVIPMDNPAVAAVNDDLSVDEEKTRAQAHSLVVSPAAAPISEMVTSPQTPVAKHSGSALSVTDNQYTEDLVAAVKRFQQWQGLTDDGVIGPRTREWLNVSPQMRASLLALNIQRLRILPGQIDTGIMVNIPNYSLSYYQNGTEVLSSRVIVGRPSRKTPLMSSALNNVVVNPPWNVPTSLVRQDIVPKARNDSSYFQRHGYTVLSGWSNDAEVIVPSMIDWSTISPNNFPYRLRQAPGASNSLGRYKFNMPSSDAIYLHDTPNHGLFQKDIRALSSGCVRVNKASDLANMLLQDAGWNNARISSTLKQGDTTYVNIRQRIPVQLYYLTAWVADDGKPQFRTDIYNYDKTVRSGAQITPQAELLIQ, from the coding sequence ATGTCGCTAGAAAAGAGAAATTCACTACGGCCATTAGCCCTATATTGCGCACTTATCTGTAGCCAGATACCTATGTTCAGCGCTTCAGCCACTGCACCGACTTTGCCCGTCGACTCTGCGGCTTTGCCCGTGGAGACAGGAACCATGTCGGTAGCGCAGAGCCGCTCTAAACTGCTGGCCGTGCTGCCAAAAAATATCACGCCTTATTACGCTTCCAATCTGGCGGAGCTATATGCGTCTAACCAGATGCGGCCGATGTGGCAGGATCGTCTGGCGGTAAAGAGATTTCAGCAGCAATTAGCTGAACTAGCGATGTCCGGCATTCAGCCGCAGTTTATGCAATGGGTAAAATGGTTGAGCGACCCGGAAGTCAAAGGAATGGCGCGAGATGTGATTCTGTCAGACGCAATGTTGGGCTACCTGCACTTTGTGTCAGGCGTTGGCGCCAACGGCAGCGTTTGGCTCTATAGCAACGTCCCTTACAAAATGGCCATGCCGCCTGCCACGATACTGAACCGTTGGCAGCAAGCCATACGCGAAGGCAATACTGCCGCCTACCTTTCGACTTTGGTACCACAGCATCCGCAGTATGAAAAGATGCATCAGGCGCTGAAAACCATGCTGGCCGACAATCGTCCTTGGCCGCAGTTTACCGGCGCGGCGACGTTGCGCCCTGGTCAGCTTAGCGATGATATTCCTGCGCTGCGAGAAATACTGGATCGCAGTGGCATGCTAAACGCCGCTCCAGCCGCTCCGGTTAAGTCGCCGGAAGTGATTCCGATGGATAATCCTGCGGTCGCCGCAGTTAACGACGATTTATCCGTCGATGAAGAAAAAACTCGTGCGCAGGCTCATTCGCTGGTAGTTAGCCCGGCGGCGGCCCCGATCTCTGAAATGGTCACTTCTCCGCAGACTCCGGTAGCTAAACATTCCGGCAGTGCGCTGAGCGTGACCGACAATCAATACACCGAAGATCTGGTCGCGGCGGTAAAACGCTTCCAGCAATGGCAAGGTCTAACCGATGATGGCGTGATTGGTCCGAGAACCCGCGAATGGCTCAACGTTTCTCCGCAAATGCGAGCCAGTCTGCTGGCGTTGAATATTCAGCGGCTGCGTATTCTCCCGGGGCAGATCGACACGGGCATCATGGTGAATATCCCGAACTATTCGCTGAGTTACTACCAGAATGGTACTGAAGTATTGTCGTCACGCGTGATTGTCGGCCGACCTAGCCGTAAAACGCCGCTGATGAGTAGCGCGCTAAATAATGTGGTGGTCAATCCGCCGTGGAACGTGCCAACCTCACTGGTGCGTCAGGATATCGTGCCGAAAGCGCGCAATGATTCCAGTTATTTCCAGCGTCACGGCTATACGGTGTTATCTGGCTGGAGCAATGATGCGGAAGTTATCGTTCCTTCAATGATTGATTGGAGCACGATCTCGCCGAATAACTTCCCGTACCGCCTGCGTCAGGCGCCAGGAGCGTCTAACTCCCTGGGGCGTTATAAATTCAATATGCCAAGTTCTGATGCCATTTATCTGCATGACACACCGAACCACGGCCTGTTCCAGAAAGATATTCGGGCATTAAGCTCCGGCTGTGTGCGCGTGAACAAGGCCTCCGATCTGGCCAATATGCTGTTGCAGGATGCGGGTTGGAACAATGCGCGGATATCATCCACGTTAAAACAAGGGGATACCACTTACGTGAATATTCGTCAGCGTATTCCGGTGCAACTGTATTATCTGACGGCGTGGGTTGCGGACGATGGTAAACCTCAATTCCGCACAGATATTTACAATTATGATAAAACGGTGAGATCGGGTGCACAAATCACACCACAAGCAGAGCTTTTAATACAATAA
- a CDS encoding YcbK family protein yields the protein MDKIDNHRRKWLTLGGTALGLSLLPGHAFATLSTPRPRILTLNNLNTGESIKAEFFDGKGYNKEELSRLNHIFRDYRANKVKPIDPRLFDQLYRLQGLLGTTKPVQLISGYRSLNTNNEMREHSRGVAKHSFHTLGKAMDFHIEGIQLSNIRKAALKMRAGGVGYYPRSNFVHIDTGPARTW from the coding sequence ATGGATAAAATCGACAATCATCGCCGCAAGTGGCTAACCTTAGGCGGGACAGCGCTGGGCCTTTCGCTGTTACCAGGGCACGCATTCGCGACCCTTTCTACTCCCCGCCCACGGATCTTGACCTTAAATAACCTGAATACAGGTGAGTCTATCAAAGCCGAATTTTTTGACGGCAAAGGTTACAATAAAGAAGAATTGAGTCGCTTAAATCATATTTTCCGCGATTATCGTGCCAACAAAGTTAAGCCCATTGACCCACGCCTGTTTGATCAACTCTACCGCTTACAAGGTCTGCTTGGTACCACCAAGCCGGTACAGCTTATTTCTGGCTACCGTTCGCTAAATACCAATAATGAAATGCGTGAACATAGCCGAGGCGTCGCCAAACATAGCTTCCACACCTTGGGTAAAGCGATGGATTTCCATATCGAAGGTATTCAGCTAAGTAATATCCGTAAAGCGGCATTAAAAATGCGTGCAGGTGGTGTAGGATATTACCCACGTAGTAACTTTGTGCATATTGATACCGGGCCGGCGCGGACCTGGTGA
- a CDS encoding MBL fold metallo-hydrolase, whose protein sequence is MKYHIIPVTAFSQNCTLIWCDATLQAALVDPGGDAEKIIAEVRRLGVTVTQILLTHGHLDHVGAAAELAEFYQVPIIGPEKEDRFWLEGLPAQSRMFGLGECQSFEPTRWLEEGDEINVGEMRLSVLHCPGHTPGHIVFINPQARLALTGDVIFKGGVGRSDFPRGDHQQLIDSIKQKLLPLGDDMAFIPGHGPMSTLGHERQSNPFIIDEPAIW, encoded by the coding sequence ATGAAATATCATATTATTCCGGTAACGGCGTTCAGCCAAAATTGTACTTTGATTTGGTGTGATGCAACATTGCAGGCTGCTTTGGTCGATCCCGGTGGCGACGCCGAAAAAATCATTGCTGAAGTGCGTCGTTTGGGCGTCACGGTCACGCAGATCCTGTTAACTCACGGCCATTTAGATCACGTTGGCGCGGCGGCAGAACTGGCCGAATTCTATCAGGTGCCTATCATCGGGCCGGAAAAAGAAGATCGTTTTTGGTTGGAAGGCTTGCCAGCACAGAGCCGTATGTTCGGTCTGGGGGAGTGTCAGTCGTTTGAGCCAACGCGTTGGTTGGAAGAAGGTGATGAGATAAATGTGGGCGAAATGCGGTTATCGGTGCTTCATTGTCCGGGGCATACCCCGGGGCACATTGTCTTTATCAACCCGCAGGCGAGGTTAGCCTTAACCGGCGATGTGATTTTCAAAGGCGGCGTTGGTCGTAGTGATTTCCCACGCGGCGATCATCAGCAGTTGATCGACTCCATCAAACAGAAGCTACTGCCTTTGGGTGATGATATGGCGTTTATTCCCGGTCACGGCCCGATGTCTACCCTTGGCCATGAACGGCAGAGCAATCCGTTTATTATCGACGAACCGGCCATTTGGTAA
- a CDS encoding cyclic diguanylate phosphodiesterase: MPFRRSSLRKLLPRLGLSFLVLLLFILFGAGVIYVQTVNNMHSDAETKLKHARQMIDRIFDNAHLAATRVQGSLGQPCLQVVQNLRDQVATIPDVRSVNLTRRGNQIYCTSLYGPYDDYVNSSAYVDGQLYLMSGNKVTPSRPVVIYRQVAGDYSTLVGIDGYYLHNILNLLSGDIQLRLIIGDRWMDAAGNTHAGNPLHKNMPLTLASEKYAYSISTTLTHGQYLAYAWQYATGSLIFFPLLGFISAFLVFRLCGKSSSPMQILNLALENGEFVPYLQPVVTGKGEHCIGCEVLMRWHNPTHGMIQPDRFIPLAEDSGLIVPMTRSIMQQVSSMFAPYASQLPDDFHFGFNISADHCRDLSLVDDCRAFIAAFAEKPINITLELTERKLIVADEITDRLFAELHALGVFIAIDDFGTGHSSLVYLQKFKVDFLKIDQSFVGMIGSDALSSIIVENVIDLATKMGLMTIAEGVENETQARYLQACNVDYLQGYLFGRPMPMAEFIEKNINQATFEEAASELKPKKGA; encoded by the coding sequence ATGCCATTTCGTCGTTCCAGTTTAAGAAAGTTGTTGCCCCGATTGGGACTATCCTTTTTGGTGTTGCTGCTGTTTATCCTATTTGGTGCTGGCGTTATTTATGTGCAGACAGTTAATAATATGCACTCAGACGCCGAAACTAAGTTAAAGCATGCTCGGCAAATGATTGACCGTATTTTTGATAATGCTCATCTTGCCGCGACTCGGGTACAGGGCAGCCTAGGGCAACCTTGCTTACAGGTAGTTCAAAATTTACGCGATCAGGTGGCTACAATTCCCGACGTCCGCTCGGTAAATTTAACTCGACGGGGCAACCAGATTTATTGCACTTCCCTTTATGGCCCTTATGACGATTACGTCAATTCATCGGCTTACGTTGATGGTCAGCTATACCTGATGTCGGGAAATAAAGTGACGCCTTCACGACCGGTTGTGATATACCGACAGGTGGCCGGGGACTACAGCACCCTGGTTGGCATTGATGGTTATTACTTACATAATATTCTTAACCTGCTGAGCGGGGATATACAGCTCAGATTGATTATCGGCGATCGTTGGATGGATGCCGCGGGAAATACCCATGCAGGTAACCCATTGCATAAAAACATGCCGTTGACTCTTGCTTCGGAAAAATATGCGTATTCCATCTCAACTACCCTGACTCATGGCCAGTATCTAGCCTATGCCTGGCAATATGCCACCGGCAGCTTAATATTTTTCCCTCTGTTAGGTTTTATTTCCGCGTTTCTGGTATTCCGTTTGTGCGGAAAATCCTCTTCGCCGATGCAGATACTCAATCTTGCGTTGGAAAACGGGGAGTTCGTGCCTTACCTGCAACCGGTAGTGACTGGGAAAGGGGAGCACTGTATCGGTTGCGAAGTGCTAATGCGTTGGCATAACCCAACTCATGGCATGATTCAGCCAGACCGTTTTATTCCTCTGGCAGAAGATAGCGGATTAATTGTGCCGATGACACGCTCTATTATGCAGCAGGTCAGCAGTATGTTTGCTCCTTATGCCAGCCAGCTACCGGATGATTTCCATTTTGGTTTCAATATCAGTGCCGACCATTGTCGTGATTTAAGTCTGGTAGATGACTGCCGCGCATTTATTGCCGCCTTTGCAGAAAAGCCTATCAATATTACGCTGGAACTGACCGAGCGGAAATTGATTGTTGCCGATGAAATTACCGATCGTTTGTTCGCTGAACTGCATGCCTTAGGCGTATTTATTGCCATAGATGACTTTGGTACCGGCCACTCTAGTCTGGTGTATCTGCAAAAATTCAAAGTAGACTTCCTGAAAATTGACCAGAGCTTCGTTGGAATGATCGGTTCTGATGCGTTATCCAGCATCATCGTGGAGAATGTCATCGATCTGGCAACGAAAATGGGGTTGATGACGATAGCGGAAGGGGTGGAAAACGAAACGCAGGCGCGTTATCTGCAAGCGTGTAATGTTGACTATCTACAGGGTTATCTATTTGGCCGGCCAATGCCTATGGCTGAGTTTATCGAAAAAAATATCAATCAGGCGACCTTCGAAGAAGCGGCGTCGGAGCTAAAACCTAAAAAGGGTGCCTAA
- a CDS encoding amino acid aminotransferase yields MFEKITAAPADPILGLTDIFRADDRPNKINLGIGVYKDETGKTPVLTSVKKAEQYLLENETTKNYLGIDGLPVFASCTQALLFGKQSPIVTEKRARTAQTPGGTGALRIAADFIAHQTSAKRVWVSNPSWPNHKNVFSAAGLEVVEYNYYDAANHALDFDGLLKSLSEAQAGDIVLFHGCCHNPTGIDPTDEQWAKLAELSVAKGWLPLFDFAYQGFARGLEEDAQGLRIFAASHKELIVCSSYSKNFGLYNERVGACTIVAADSDIAEKSFSQVKAVIRANYSNPPAHGASVVATILSNDALRAIWEQELTDMRQRIHRMRQLFVNTLQEKGAKQDFSFIINQNGMFSFSGLTKEQVLRLRNEFGVYAVNSGRVNVAGMTPDNMAPLCEAIVAVL; encoded by the coding sequence ATGTTTGAAAAAATCACTGCTGCACCTGCCGATCCTATTCTGGGTCTGACCGATATTTTCCGCGCCGATGACCGCCCAAATAAAATCAATCTGGGTATTGGTGTTTATAAAGATGAAACCGGTAAAACGCCGGTGCTGACCAGCGTGAAAAAAGCTGAACAGTATTTGCTGGAAAACGAAACAACAAAAAACTATCTGGGTATAGACGGCCTGCCGGTCTTCGCCAGCTGCACTCAGGCATTGCTGTTCGGTAAACAAAGCCCAATCGTAACGGAAAAACGTGCGCGCACTGCGCAGACTCCGGGCGGCACTGGCGCATTGCGTATCGCAGCCGACTTTATTGCTCACCAAACTTCAGCTAAACGCGTTTGGGTCAGTAACCCAAGCTGGCCAAACCATAAGAATGTATTCTCCGCTGCCGGTCTGGAAGTGGTTGAATATAATTATTATGACGCAGCCAACCACGCGCTGGACTTTGATGGCCTGCTGAAAAGCCTGTCAGAAGCCCAAGCCGGTGACATAGTGCTGTTTCACGGCTGCTGCCATAACCCGACCGGTATCGATCCAACCGACGAACAGTGGGCTAAACTTGCCGAACTGTCTGTGGCTAAAGGCTGGCTGCCGCTGTTCGACTTCGCCTATCAGGGTTTTGCTCGTGGTCTGGAAGAAGACGCTCAGGGCCTGCGTATTTTCGCCGCTAGCCATAAAGAACTGATCGTTTGCAGCTCTTACTCTAAAAACTTTGGCCTGTACAACGAACGCGTCGGCGCCTGCACCATCGTTGCGGCAGACAGCGATATCGCGGAGAAATCCTTCAGCCAGGTCAAAGCGGTTATCCGCGCTAACTACTCTAACCCACCGGCTCACGGCGCCTCAGTCGTTGCTACCATTCTGAGTAATGACGCGCTGCGTGCTATCTGGGAACAAGAGCTGACCGATATGCGTCAACGTATCCATCGGATGCGCCAACTGTTTGTTAATACCCTGCAAGAGAAAGGGGCAAAACAGGACTTCAGTTTCATCATTAACCAGAACGGCATGTTCTCGTTCAGTGGTTTGACCAAAGAACAGGTGCTGCGTCTGCGTAATGAGTTTGGCGTGTATGCGGTGAATTCAGGTCGTGTTAACGTGGCAGGCATGACACCAGACAACATGGCTCCACTGTGTGAAGCCATCGTCGCGGTACTCTGA